In the genome of Pelobacter seleniigenes DSM 18267, one region contains:
- a CDS encoding sigma-54 interaction domain-containing protein, which translates to MPKDSKGDTFSFPAILEELSVSILNAINDGILVADREEVIQYTNPEYSRIIGVPQEKLLYQKLAEVRPGAILPSVIRTGKAMSGVYREVGDARYVVDMAPILIDGVIVGGVSIVKNITEVKKLSEALKTAESSLQNLQGTVARFFRSKFQLHQLKGVSDKFNQMVSLAERAALGEANILILGESGTGKELIAQGIHGASRRKNGPFIPVNCAAIPHVLLESELFGYVEGAFTGAKRGGKLGLFQMADKGTLFLDEIGDMHIDMQVKLLRILQEHKVRRVGELEEQHFDVRIIAATNQDLDLMVKRGRFREDLFYRLNVFQLVIPPLRERKEDIIDLSLYFASEYLDGGKFTISEDVRQILLSYGWPGNIRELKNVIEFICNVVDPGTLILPEHLPERLQSIPYLQLKGSASLRPLSEQVRVFEQDLLRKLLLSEGHSLASKKKICDALGISLATLYRKLEGTPSQN; encoded by the coding sequence ATGCCAAAAGATAGCAAGGGTGACACGTTCTCTTTTCCCGCTATTCTTGAAGAGTTGTCGGTTTCCATCCTGAACGCCATCAATGATGGCATTCTGGTTGCCGATCGGGAAGAGGTCATTCAGTACACCAATCCTGAATATTCCAGAATTATCGGCGTTCCACAGGAAAAACTTCTCTATCAAAAGCTTGCTGAAGTTCGTCCCGGTGCCATTCTGCCATCGGTCATCAGAACCGGCAAAGCCATGTCCGGGGTTTACCGGGAGGTCGGGGATGCCCGTTATGTTGTTGATATGGCACCGATTCTTATTGACGGTGTGATTGTCGGCGGGGTTTCCATCGTCAAAAACATAACCGAAGTGAAAAAGCTCTCCGAGGCTTTGAAAACAGCTGAAAGTTCCCTGCAAAATCTGCAGGGGACGGTGGCGCGTTTTTTTCGCTCCAAATTTCAACTCCATCAGTTAAAAGGGGTCTCCGACAAGTTCAACCAGATGGTTTCCTTAGCCGAGCGAGCGGCCCTGGGGGAAGCGAATATTCTTATTTTAGGGGAGAGCGGAACCGGAAAAGAGTTGATCGCCCAGGGTATTCACGGAGCCAGCAGGCGCAAAAACGGACCTTTTATTCCGGTCAACTGCGCAGCGATTCCTCATGTTCTGCTGGAAAGCGAACTGTTTGGCTATGTGGAAGGGGCCTTTACCGGTGCAAAGCGCGGGGGCAAGCTCGGCCTCTTCCAGATGGCGGACAAAGGGACCCTGTTCCTCGATGAAATCGGCGACATGCATATCGATATGCAGGTCAAATTGCTGCGCATCCTGCAGGAGCACAAGGTGCGCCGGGTCGGTGAATTGGAAGAACAGCACTTTGATGTACGGATCATCGCCGCAACCAATCAGGATCTCGATTTAATGGTGAAAAGAGGACGCTTCAGGGAAGATTTGTTCTATCGCCTGAACGTTTTTCAATTGGTGATTCCGCCGCTGCGGGAACGCAAGGAGGATATTATTGACCTCAGTCTCTATTTTGCCAGCGAATATCTGGATGGCGGAAAATTTACCATTTCGGAAGATGTTCGGCAGATCCTGTTGAGCTATGGTTGGCCTGGAAATATCCGGGAATTGAAAAATGTCATTGAATTCATCTGCAATGTGGTTGATCCGGGAACCCTGATCTTACCTGAGCATCTTCCCGAACGCTTGCAGTCGATTCCTTATCTGCAGCTCAAAGGGAGCGCCTCCCTACGCCCCTTGAGCGAGCAGGTCAGAGTGTTTGAACAGGATTTACTCCGCAAATTGCTGCTCAGCGAAGGTCATTCCCTGGCCAGCAAGAAAAAAATCTGTGACGCGCTGGGGATCTCCCTGGCCACCCTTTACCGGAAATTGGAAGGAACGCCTTCTCAAAACTGA
- a CDS encoding DUF445 domain-containing protein: MIVEFQHYLPYLLPPLLGAVIGYVTNYVAIRMLFRPLRAWRFLGLRIPLTPGIIPSKRGELARKMGEMVGAHLLTADDVGQAFARESIQRELRLAVTDKLGRFLDTRLGPLETLVPDRFRLRFRELVALLQEKLVKLIFTYLQSQSFEEKFRRHLGHQADRLLARDLASFLTPERYQAAQQHLDKKLANFFQSPRTAAMVGDYVDRKTERLLTSDQPLRKLLPEDLVELILAQLEKELPPLAEKFGGMLYDPEFREQLVSKGKKAIDSFLDSLGGLAGLLSGFMDLDKIYGKIPTFLDRAGDELAAWLKEERTQQQLAKLLRERADLLLDRSLSSYIEKMPYEKIRGVRQFVRAQVVSAVQSRRTVDTTMILAESAIDRLKDHSFESLLKRVLPANGIQSGQDYLADKLLEVLRSDKAREALRAIVIEQSEEWVYRKPLGILSARLPGDLRQELESGICQLVEEMLKKEAPKLVETLNVRRMVEAKVNSLDLLQVEGLLMGIMKEQFKYINLFGALLGMLIGLINLLVLQLP, encoded by the coding sequence ATGATCGTGGAATTTCAGCACTACCTGCCTTATCTGCTCCCGCCGTTGCTGGGTGCGGTGATCGGCTATGTCACCAATTATGTAGCCATCCGGATGCTATTCCGGCCATTGCGGGCCTGGCGGTTCCTGGGCCTGCGCATCCCCCTGACCCCGGGGATTATTCCGTCCAAACGGGGTGAACTGGCGCGTAAGATGGGCGAAATGGTCGGCGCCCACCTGTTGACCGCTGATGATGTCGGGCAGGCTTTCGCCCGGGAATCGATTCAACGCGAGTTGCGGCTGGCCGTGACCGACAAGCTCGGGCGGTTTCTCGACACCCGGCTGGGCCCGCTGGAAACGCTGGTGCCCGACCGCTTTCGGCTGCGCTTTCGCGAGCTGGTCGCCTTACTGCAGGAGAAACTGGTCAAACTGATCTTCACCTATCTGCAGAGCCAGTCCTTCGAAGAGAAATTCCGCCGGCATCTCGGTCATCAGGCCGACCGCCTCCTGGCCCGGGACCTGGCCAGCTTTCTGACCCCGGAACGTTACCAGGCGGCTCAGCAGCACCTGGATAAGAAACTGGCAAATTTTTTCCAATCCCCACGGACTGCAGCCATGGTCGGCGATTATGTCGATCGCAAAACGGAACGGCTGCTGACCAGCGATCAGCCGTTGCGCAAGCTGCTCCCTGAAGACCTGGTTGAATTGATTCTGGCCCAACTGGAAAAAGAGCTGCCCCCCCTGGCGGAAAAATTTGGCGGCATGCTTTACGACCCGGAATTTCGTGAGCAGCTGGTCAGCAAGGGGAAAAAGGCTATCGACTCGTTCCTCGATTCCCTTGGCGGGCTGGCCGGGTTGCTCAGCGGCTTTATGGATCTGGATAAGATCTATGGCAAGATCCCGACTTTTCTCGATCGCGCCGGCGATGAACTGGCCGCCTGGCTGAAAGAGGAGCGGACTCAGCAGCAACTCGCCAAACTGTTGCGGGAGCGCGCCGACCTTTTGCTGGATCGCTCCTTGAGCAGTTATATCGAGAAGATGCCCTATGAAAAAATCCGCGGGGTCAGGCAGTTTGTCCGCGCCCAGGTGGTGAGTGCGGTCCAGTCGCGGCGGACGGTGGATACCACCATGATTCTGGCGGAAAGCGCCATCGATCGGTTAAAGGACCATTCCTTCGAAAGCCTGCTGAAACGAGTTTTGCCGGCCAATGGCATTCAGTCCGGGCAGGACTATCTGGCGGATAAACTGCTTGAGGTGCTTCGCTCGGACAAGGCCCGGGAGGCGCTGCGGGCGATCGTTATCGAGCAGAGCGAGGAATGGGTCTATCGCAAGCCACTCGGGATTCTGTCCGCCCGCCTGCCCGGCGACTTGCGGCAGGAATTGGAGAGCGGCATCTGCCAGCTGGTTGAGGAAATGCTCAAAAAAGAAGCCCCCAAGCTGGTCGAAACCCTCAATGTCCGGCGGATGGTCGAAGCGAAAGTGAACAGTCTCGATCTGTTGCAGGTGGAGGGGCTGCTGATGGGGATTATGAAAGAACAGTTTAAGTACATCAACCTGTTCGGTGCGTTACTGGGGATGTTGATCGGCCTGATTAATCTGCTGGTACTGCAGTTACCTTAA
- a CDS encoding transporter substrate-binding domain-containing protein, translating into MKIRCLLALTLVLSLLATPLLASEVRQSLTEESTLAQVVAKNKLRIGFSTFVPWAMKDKTGGYTGFEIEVAKQLAEDMGVEAEFVPTKWSGIIPALLTGKFDVIIGGMGITPARNLKVNFSDPYEFSGMSIVANSKLAAGRSSLEAFNDPALTIVARIGTTAATAAKKHLPKAQLRLFDDEGQALQEVLNNRAAAMVSSQPFPEFQTLKYADKLYLPLAGKTFTKEPIGFAIRKGDVDFLNFLNNWVKFRNADGWLQEHYEYWFTTQDWKARIE; encoded by the coding sequence ATGAAGATTCGATGTCTGCTGGCCCTGACCCTGGTTTTGTCCCTGCTGGCGACCCCCCTGCTGGCCAGCGAAGTGCGACAAAGCCTGACGGAAGAGAGCACCCTGGCGCAGGTTGTTGCCAAAAACAAACTGCGGATCGGTTTCTCAACCTTTGTCCCCTGGGCCATGAAGGACAAAACCGGCGGCTATACCGGCTTTGAAATTGAAGTGGCCAAGCAGCTGGCGGAGGATATGGGGGTCGAAGCGGAATTTGTGCCAACTAAATGGTCCGGCATTATTCCGGCTTTGCTGACCGGTAAGTTCGATGTCATCATTGGTGGGATGGGGATTACCCCGGCCCGCAATCTCAAGGTCAATTTCAGCGACCCCTACGAGTTCTCCGGGATGTCGATTGTGGCTAACAGCAAGCTCGCGGCCGGCCGCAGCAGTCTGGAGGCCTTCAACGATCCCGCCCTGACCATCGTCGCCCGGATTGGCACGACCGCCGCGACCGCAGCCAAGAAGCACCTCCCCAAAGCCCAGCTGCGCCTGTTTGATGATGAAGGGCAGGCCCTGCAGGAAGTACTCAATAATCGCGCTGCGGCCATGGTGTCCTCACAGCCGTTTCCGGAGTTTCAGACCCTGAAATACGCCGACAAGCTGTATCTGCCCCTGGCCGGTAAAACTTTTACCAAAGAACCGATCGGCTTCGCGATCCGTAAAGGGGATGTCGATTTTCTGAATTTCCTGAACAACTGGGTCAAGTTCCGCAATGCCGACGGCTGGCTGCAGGAACATTACGAGTACTGGTTTACCACCCAGGATTGGAAAGCCCGGATCGAATAG
- a CDS encoding amino acid ABC transporter permease: protein MADLLQAAAFVLVLIGLGAVLLHGASGLGYNWQWNRVTRYLLIRDAAGWQFGPLLKGLGLTLEITLASLGLSLLIGLCTALMRLSASPMARGIARVYLELIRNTPLLIQIFVLYFVFAPILDLGRFSSAVIALSLFEGSYASEIIRAGILAIPVGQWEAAASLGLPRKQTYRHIILPQALRQMTPPLTSQGISLVKDSALVSTIAIYDLTMQGQQIIAETFLTFEIWFTVAAIYLAVTMLLSILVKYLENHLTKYQH, encoded by the coding sequence TTGGCCGATCTCCTCCAGGCCGCAGCCTTTGTGCTGGTCCTGATCGGCTTGGGGGCGGTCCTGCTTCATGGCGCCAGCGGTCTTGGCTATAATTGGCAGTGGAATCGGGTGACCCGCTATCTGCTGATCCGTGATGCCGCCGGTTGGCAGTTCGGGCCGCTGCTGAAGGGCCTTGGGCTGACTCTGGAGATTACGCTGGCCAGCCTTGGCCTGTCTTTGCTGATCGGTCTTTGTACCGCGTTGATGCGCCTTTCCGCCAGCCCAATGGCGCGGGGGATCGCCCGGGTCTATCTGGAGCTGATCCGCAACACTCCGCTGCTTATTCAGATTTTTGTCCTCTATTTTGTCTTTGCGCCAATTCTTGACCTGGGCCGGTTTTCGTCTGCAGTTATCGCCTTAAGCCTGTTTGAGGGCTCCTATGCCTCGGAGATTATCCGGGCCGGGATCCTGGCGATCCCAGTCGGCCAGTGGGAAGCGGCCGCTTCGCTGGGCTTGCCCCGCAAGCAGACCTATCGCCATATTATTCTCCCCCAGGCCCTGCGCCAGATGACCCCTCCACTGACCAGCCAGGGCATTTCCCTGGTCAAGGATTCCGCCCTGGTATCGACCATCGCCATTTATGACCTGACCATGCAGGGGCAGCAGATTATCGCTGAAACCTTTCTGACTTTTGAAATCTGGTTTACCGTGGCAGCAATTTACCTGGCCGTCACCATGCTGCTGTCAATTCTGGTAAAATATTTGGAAAATCACCTGACTAAGTACCAACACTGA
- a CDS encoding amino acid ABC transporter permease, translating to MISTRPTRWSGLDTILLLVVLGCFAYLAHRVHSGLDYQWNWQVIPQYLLRYDPEAGWVPNLLLRGLLTTIRLSFWSLLLALPIGLVCGLLRTSLHLFNRLLGGTYVTLLRNLPPLVLVFIFYFFISDQLLPLLHLGERLNAAPGWLQTLLGRTIAGPDQIEPFLAAVMTLALFEGAYIGEIVRAGINGIESGQWEAARALGMRRWQLLRHVVLPQAFQRMIPPLAGQAISTIKDSAIVSVISIQELTFQGMELMAATYLTFEVWMTVTLLYFLLTYSCSWLAGRLEVRLRKAYN from the coding sequence TTGATCTCTACCCGACCGACCCGCTGGAGCGGGCTGGATACCATTCTGCTGCTGGTCGTGCTCGGCTGTTTCGCCTACTTGGCCCACCGGGTCCACAGTGGCCTTGATTATCAGTGGAACTGGCAGGTGATTCCCCAATACCTGCTGCGTTACGACCCCGAGGCGGGCTGGGTTCCCAATCTGTTACTGCGTGGTCTGCTGACGACCATTCGGCTGAGTTTCTGGAGTTTACTGCTGGCTTTGCCCATCGGCCTGGTGTGCGGACTGTTGCGGACCAGTCTGCACCTGTTCAACCGGCTGCTCGGCGGGACCTACGTCACCTTGTTGCGGAATTTGCCCCCCCTGGTCCTGGTCTTTATTTTTTACTTCTTCATCAGTGACCAACTGTTGCCGCTGCTGCACCTGGGCGAACGGCTCAACGCCGCCCCCGGCTGGCTGCAGACCCTGCTCGGGAGAACCATTGCCGGTCCGGATCAGATCGAACCCTTTCTGGCTGCGGTCATGACCCTGGCCCTGTTCGAAGGAGCTTATATCGGTGAAATTGTCCGTGCCGGTATCAACGGGATCGAAAGCGGGCAGTGGGAGGCGGCGCGGGCTCTCGGCATGCGCCGCTGGCAGCTGTTGCGGCATGTTGTGTTGCCCCAGGCCTTTCAGCGGATGATCCCGCCCCTGGCGGGGCAGGCCATCTCTACCATCAAGGATTCGGCTATTGTGTCGGTGATTTCAATTCAGGAATTGACCTTTCAGGGGATGGAGCTGATGGCGGCAACCTATCTGACCTTTGAAGTCTGGATGACCGTCACCCTGCTTTATTTTCTCCTCACTTACAGCTGTTCATGGCTTGCCGGCCGGCTGGAAGTCCGGTTGCGCAAAGCCTATAATTGA
- a CDS encoding LEA type 2 family protein — protein MKQLYRWSLLFMLTVVCGCALLTPAFETPTVSVTSFRVLPGDSVVPTFEIGLHVVNPNRAALKLAGLSYQAELEGHRILAGATSRLPVIAGYGEGDIVLEAKPDLFNTISLFHDFLKQPRESFKFNLEALLDVGGLVPKIKVSKEGFIDLAEAAK, from the coding sequence ATGAAACAGTTATACCGTTGGTCTCTTCTGTTTATGCTCACCGTGGTCTGCGGTTGTGCTCTTTTGACCCCGGCATTCGAAACGCCGACGGTCAGTGTCACCAGTTTTCGGGTGTTGCCGGGGGACTCGGTGGTGCCGACTTTTGAAATCGGCCTGCATGTCGTTAACCCGAACCGTGCGGCCCTCAAGCTGGCCGGTTTGTCCTATCAGGCTGAATTGGAAGGGCACCGCATCCTCGCCGGGGCCACCAGCCGCTTGCCGGTCATTGCCGGCTATGGCGAAGGGGATATCGTGCTCGAGGCCAAACCGGACCTGTTCAATACCATCAGCCTGTTTCACGATTTTCTCAAGCAGCCGCGGGAATCTTTTAAATTCAACCTGGAAGCGCTGCTTGATGTCGGCGGACTGGTGCCGAAAATCAAGGTGAGCAAGGAGGGTTTCATCGACCTGGCGGAAGCGGCCAAATAG
- a CDS encoding sugar phosphate nucleotidyltransferase, which translates to MKAILPVAGKGTRLRPHTHTKAKSLVRVAGKTVLEHIVERLQAIDVEEYIFITDENGQQIEEFMEKKFPGLRCSYYIQHERLGPAHAVALAGPSVNPGDDLLVVFNDTIFVTDLAAIKGLCSSADGLIYSKEVEDYQRFGVNVLSGDYIVDMVEKPDQPISRLAQVGLYYLKDGAGFINAIEETIAAGETVKGEYYLPSVFMRMIAAGHKFKAPEIDAWLDCGKPETLLETNRYLLKGRHHIHGDVKNCVLIEPVHVEAGAVITNSIIGPNVSVAAGSEIESSVISDSIINADNKVSHLILNHSLLGDAVSLIGSPRRMNIGDHSHIYMEQ; encoded by the coding sequence ATGAAAGCAATTCTGCCTGTTGCCGGAAAAGGCACCCGGCTGCGTCCGCATACCCATACTAAAGCCAAGTCCCTGGTCCGGGTGGCCGGAAAAACGGTCCTTGAACATATTGTTGAACGGCTGCAAGCCATCGACGTTGAGGAATATATCTTCATTACCGATGAGAACGGCCAGCAAATCGAAGAGTTCATGGAGAAGAAGTTCCCCGGACTTAGGTGCAGCTACTACATTCAGCATGAGCGCCTCGGTCCGGCTCATGCGGTGGCCCTGGCCGGACCTTCGGTCAACCCCGGAGACGACCTGCTGGTGGTTTTCAACGACACCATCTTTGTCACCGATCTCGCGGCCATCAAGGGGTTGTGCAGCTCTGCCGACGGCTTGATCTATTCCAAAGAAGTTGAGGATTATCAACGCTTCGGGGTCAATGTGTTAAGCGGGGATTATATTGTCGACATGGTGGAAAAGCCGGATCAGCCGATCTCCAGACTGGCCCAGGTCGGCCTCTACTATCTCAAGGACGGGGCCGGTTTTATCAACGCCATTGAAGAAACCATCGCCGCTGGCGAAACGGTCAAAGGGGAATATTACCTGCCTTCGGTCTTTATGCGCATGATCGCGGCCGGGCATAAATTCAAAGCCCCGGAGATCGATGCCTGGCTCGATTGCGGCAAACCGGAAACCCTGCTGGAAACCAATCGTTATCTGCTGAAAGGGCGCCACCATATCCATGGCGACGTCAAAAATTGCGTACTGATCGAACCGGTCCATGTCGAAGCCGGCGCGGTGATCACTAATTCGATTATCGGTCCCAACGTCTCGGTTGCCGCCGGCAGCGAGATTGAAAGCAGCGTCATCAGCGATTCGATCATCAATGCCGATAACAAGGTCAGCCATCTGATCCTGAATCATTCGCTCCTCGGCGATGCGGTCAGTCTGATCGGTTCCCCCCGGCGCATGAATATCGGCGACCATTCGCATATTTACATGGAGCAGTAG
- a CDS encoding ATP-binding protein, translating to MFDDEELKTRLHRVLASLEQLLPRPVGEVDWAITRAASWRRHSFAGYLEPVSDVDPVQLEELLGIERQKQLLEDNTRQFIAGFPCNNVLLWGTRGTGKSSLVRALLNKYAPQGLRVVQVDKDDLVYLPDIFSAIKGHQYRFIFLCDDLSFEAGESSYKMLKSALDGSVYAAPENVRFYVTSNRRYLLPEYETDNLGFKMVNNELHPGEGVEEKSSLADRFGLWIPFHIFSQNQYLDLVRHQVARFSLENGLEPVLNEDLQKAALKWSHEKSKRCGRTALQFSRFWVGQQLLQRSR from the coding sequence GTGTTTGACGATGAAGAGCTGAAGACGCGCCTGCACAGGGTTCTTGCTTCCCTGGAGCAGCTGTTGCCCCGGCCGGTCGGTGAGGTCGACTGGGCTATCACCCGGGCGGCCAGCTGGCGGCGACACTCCTTTGCCGGCTATCTGGAGCCGGTCAGTGATGTCGATCCGGTTCAGCTGGAGGAGCTCCTCGGTATTGAGCGGCAGAAGCAGTTGCTGGAGGATAATACCCGCCAGTTTATCGCCGGTTTTCCCTGCAATAACGTGCTGCTCTGGGGGACACGCGGAACCGGTAAATCGTCGCTGGTCCGCGCCCTGCTCAACAAATATGCTCCACAGGGCTTACGGGTGGTGCAGGTCGACAAGGATGACCTGGTGTACCTGCCCGATATCTTCAGTGCCATCAAAGGACATCAGTACCGGTTTATCTTCCTCTGTGACGATCTGTCTTTCGAAGCCGGGGAGTCGAGCTATAAAATGCTCAAGAGCGCCCTCGACGGATCGGTCTATGCGGCTCCGGAAAACGTTCGTTTTTATGTGACCTCCAATCGGCGTTATCTGCTGCCTGAATATGAGACCGACAATCTCGGTTTTAAAATGGTCAACAACGAACTGCATCCCGGTGAAGGGGTCGAGGAGAAGAGTTCTCTGGCCGACCGCTTCGGGTTGTGGATTCCGTTTCATATTTTCAGTCAGAACCAGTATCTCGACCTGGTGCGCCACCAGGTTGCCAGGTTTTCTTTGGAAAACGGTCTTGAACCTGTTCTGAACGAGGACTTGCAAAAAGCGGCGCTAAAGTGGTCTCATGAAAAAAGTAAGCGTTGCGGCAGGACTGCTTTGCAGTTTTCCCGTTTTTGGGTTGGTCAACAACTGTTACAACGGAGTCGCTGA
- the msrA gene encoding peptide-methionine (S)-S-oxide reductase MsrA, with protein MERATFAAGCFWGVEEAFRTLPGVVETAVGYMGGTTEQPTYQQVCSGATGHAEVVEVIFDPAQISYGQLLERFWGKHNPTSLNRQGWDIGTQYRSAIFYHSAEQRRQAEEAKRALEASGVYTEPVVTEIVPAGTFWRAEEYHQQYIRKQSPGFTCR; from the coding sequence ATGGAACGAGCAACCTTTGCAGCCGGTTGTTTCTGGGGCGTTGAAGAAGCGTTCCGGACCCTTCCCGGCGTGGTGGAGACAGCAGTCGGCTACATGGGCGGAACCACGGAGCAGCCGACCTATCAACAGGTTTGCAGCGGGGCCACCGGGCATGCAGAGGTGGTTGAGGTCATTTTTGATCCGGCGCAGATCAGTTATGGGCAACTCCTGGAGCGGTTCTGGGGCAAGCATAATCCGACCAGCCTGAATCGTCAGGGGTGGGATATCGGAACCCAGTACCGTTCGGCTATTTTTTATCACAGTGCCGAACAGCGTCGCCAGGCCGAGGAAGCAAAGAGGGCGCTGGAGGCCAGTGGTGTCTACACCGAGCCGGTCGTCACCGAGATTGTCCCGGCCGGGACCTTCTGGCGTGCCGAAGAATATCACCAGCAGTATATCCGCAAGCAGAGTCCTGGCTTTACCTGCAGGTAG
- a CDS encoding ABC transporter substrate-binding protein, translating to MKRLLAFLAVMLLVTPAAMAADTIKLGAFFDLSGRASFIGTPTKLVAEMVVAKINAEGGINGKQLELEIGDTEGNPAKAASIAKKFIYKDKVVAIIGPTLTDTGMNVKNIVDKAELPIVMTVGGDPVIMGGKFGSYKWVFKSPQRSKTAVERMFIYLKEKGLTKVALLTGTDGFGKDGARWMETLAPQYGIEIIAQESFGTRDTDMTSQLTKVKNSQPQAILAWTTGPAGAIIAKNKVQLGIDTPLFQCHGLPDPKYIELAGAASEGDRMPATKLMVVEELPASDPQQQVIREFVKLYKEKGYDQQFPINTHSGYAWDAIMIIANAIKQVGTEPAALRSAIENTKNYVGISGIYNMTPEDHNGLGVDSMVMVQVKNGQFVLAD from the coding sequence ATGAAGCGTTTGCTCGCATTCCTTGCGGTGATGTTGCTGGTGACTCCAGCGGCCATGGCCGCTGACACCATCAAGCTGGGGGCCTTTTTTGATCTGTCCGGCCGGGCCTCGTTTATCGGGACTCCCACGAAACTGGTCGCCGAGATGGTCGTCGCCAAGATCAACGCAGAAGGCGGTATCAACGGCAAACAACTGGAACTGGAAATCGGCGATACCGAAGGAAATCCCGCCAAAGCGGCCTCCATCGCCAAGAAATTCATCTACAAGGACAAAGTGGTCGCAATTATCGGTCCAACCCTGACCGACACCGGCATGAACGTTAAAAATATCGTCGACAAAGCCGAGCTTCCCATTGTCATGACGGTCGGCGGCGATCCGGTCATTATGGGCGGAAAATTCGGTTCCTATAAATGGGTTTTCAAATCCCCGCAGCGCTCCAAGACCGCTGTTGAGAGGATGTTCATCTATCTCAAGGAGAAGGGGCTGACCAAGGTTGCCCTGCTGACGGGAACCGATGGCTTCGGCAAGGACGGTGCCCGCTGGATGGAAACCCTGGCTCCTCAGTACGGGATTGAAATTATTGCCCAGGAGTCTTTCGGGACCAGGGACACAGACATGACTTCGCAGCTGACCAAGGTCAAAAACAGCCAGCCGCAGGCCATCCTGGCTTGGACGACCGGTCCAGCCGGAGCGATTATTGCCAAAAACAAAGTCCAGCTCGGTATCGACACCCCGCTCTTTCAGTGCCACGGGCTGCCGGATCCCAAGTATATTGAACTGGCAGGAGCCGCCAGCGAAGGCGACCGGATGCCGGCCACCAAACTGATGGTGGTTGAAGAACTGCCCGCCAGCGATCCGCAGCAGCAGGTTATCCGCGAATTCGTCAAGCTCTATAAGGAAAAAGGCTACGATCAGCAGTTCCCGATCAACACCCATTCCGGCTATGCCTGGGATGCTATCATGATCATTGCCAACGCGATCAAACAAGTTGGCACCGAGCCGGCCGCGTTACGCAGCGCCATCGAAAACACCAAAAACTATGTCGGGATTTCCGGCATTTACAACATGACTCCCGAAGATCATAACGGCCTGGGTGTCGATTCCATGGTGATGGTGCAAGTGAAAAACGGCCAGTTTGTCCTGGCCGACTGA